A genome region from Camelina sativa cultivar DH55 chromosome 10, Cs, whole genome shotgun sequence includes the following:
- the LOC104720638 gene encoding uncharacterized protein LOC104720638 → MVLVEELSDVSSSPTHEENQACSYDDDGSLTPSMVFDQIMGPSLMLPFHEHPLHSHYSSTGQCDGCPELRENGLHGYRCDTCGFAVHKECLESSPEINHPSHKRHLLTLLTHGLPLVTEDDKCRLCGEKVGKLVYHCSICDFSIDLYCARNPLQLIVYFQKCHDHTLTLMPRLIHFTCNACGLQSDRSPYICPQCDFMIHEGCIYLPRVISIIRHVHRISRTYFLGRGDWKCGVCRRRIDGRYGVYACLICPDYAVHSRCATRRDVWDGRELEDEPEENDECEEPFRVVSDGVINHFSHREHNLRLEDGLINIHDECRRCRACVRPVYSDIFYSCMQCEDFVLHETCANLPRKKRHVLHNHQLTLYPDDNIVMDFPMLSGAFLCSACHRLCSGFRYECCNIILDVRCGSISEPFFYDCHPHLLFQTSLDSKVCVTCKQESDYVLTCMDCDFVLDFKCASLPHTVRYKYDKYPLKLCYDGDKDMTGSYWCEICEREMDQKIIFYTCESSGPTVHIECLLGDFRYVKPQLHFEFNKKNWEVTLNGINRPGCYKCGFRCKGPFVAVSVDYTDNYVCSLLCLWKGETLVFHSTRRD, encoded by the coding sequence ATGGTCCTTGTTGAGGAGCTCTCTGACGTATCATCATCACCTACACATGAAGAAAATCAAGCATGTTcctatgatgatgatggatcatTAACCCCATCCATGGTGTTTGACCAGATCATGGGACCTTCTCTGATGCTACCATTTCACGAACATCCTTTACATAGCCACTATAGCAGCACGGGTCAATGCGATGGATGCCCCGAACTTCGAGAAAACGGTCTCCACGGCTACAGATGTGATACTTGCGGCTTCGCCGTCCACAAAGAATGTTTAGAATCATCACCAGAGATCAACCATCCATCTCACAAGAGACATCTTCTCACGCTCCTAACACATGGCTTACCACTAGTAACTGAAGATGACAAGTGTCGTCTATGTGGAGAAAAGGTTGGAAAATTAGTTTATCATTGCTCCATATGTGACTTCAGTATAGATCTTTATTGTGCACGTAACCCGCTTCAGCTTATCGTTTACTTCCAAAAATGTCATGATCATACACTCACTCTCATGCCAAGGCTCATACACTTCACTTGTAATGCATGTGGTCTCCAATCCGATCGATCTCCTTACATTTGTCCCCAATGTGATTTTATGATCCACGAAGGTTGTATCTACTTACCACGGGTCATTAGCATTATACGTCATGTACATCGTATCTCCCGCACTTATTTTCTTGGTCGTGGAGATTGGAAATGCGGAGTTTGTCGCAGAAGAATAGATGGGAGATATGGGGTGTATGCTTGCCTGATTTGTCCGGATTATGCAGTTCATTCAAGATGTGCCACGAGGAGGGATGTGTGGGATGGGAGAGAACTCGAGGACGAGCctgaagaaaatgatgaatgtGAAGAACCTTTTAGAGTTGTGAGTGATGGAGTGATAAATCACTTTAGTCATCGAGAGCACAACCTAAGACTTGAGGATGGTCTTATTAATATCCATGATGAATGTAGGCGTTGCAGAGCATGCGTCCGTCCTGTCTACTCTGACATTTTCTACAGTTGTATGCAATGTGAAGATTTTGTCCTCCACGAAACGTGTGCTAACCTTCCTCGAAAGAAGCGACATGTACTTCACAATCATCAACTTACGTTATACCCTGACGACAACATAGTCATGGATTTTCCGATGCTTAGTGGAGCATTCTTATGTTCTGCTTGTCACCGACTCTGTAGTGGCTTCAGGTACGAATGTTGCAATATCATATTAGATGTACGATGTGGTTCGATATCCGAACCATTTTTCTATGATTGTCATCCGCATCTTTTGTTCCAGACTTCACTAGATAGCAAGGTATGTGTGACTTGCAAGCAAGAGTCGGATTATGTTTTGACTTGTATGGATTGcgattttgttttggatttcaAGTGTGCTAGTTTACCACATACGGTAAGGTACAAATACGATAAATATCCTCTCAAATTATGCTATGATGGAGACAAAGACATGACCGGTAGTTACTGGTGCGAGATATGTGAGAGAGAAATGGATCAAAAGATAATATTCTACACTTGCGAAAGTTCTGGCCCGACTGTTCATATCGAGTGTCTACTCGGAGATTTTAGGTATGTGAAGCCTCAACTTCATTTTGAGTTCAATAAAAAGAATTGGGAAGTGACTTTGAATGGTATAAATCGACCGGGATGCTACAAGTGTGGCTTTCGTTGCAAGGGACCTTTTGTTGCCGTGAGCGTAGACTATACTGATAATTATGTTTGttctcttttatgtttatggaAAGGAGAAACTCTTGTGTTCCATAGTACTAGAAGAGATTAA
- the LOC104719656 gene encoding apoptosis-enhancing nuclease-like: protein MDYRLSMESSETLRNKCGGCYRQFNKKEHLVEHMRISYHSVHEPICGICNKHCRSFDSLREHLIGPLPKQECKNIFSICGCRFCLTILESPNARRIHQERCQFSNVNSGLTSRMAALGLRDNAIIDYTSSRSPRVVALSCKMVGGGSDGSLDLCARVCITDESENVVFHTYVKPTMPVTNYRYQTTGIRPENLRDAMPLKHAQRKIQEFLCNGEPMWKIRPRNGKARILVGHGLDNHLDSLQLEYSSSMIRDTAEYPPLMKSSKLSNSLKYLTQAYLGYDIHVGIQDPYEDCVAAMRLYTRMRYQKHRIEAYPLASDPQNRNNYGAWRQNELERMSPEELLDLSRSDYYCWCLDSVS from the exons ATGGACTACAGATTGTCAATGGAGTCCTCAGAAACCCTAag GAACAAGTGTGGAGGATGTTATAGGCAATTCAACAAGAAGGAACACTTAGTGGAACACATGAGGATCTCTTATCATTCGGTTCATGAACCTATTTGTGGCATTTGTAACAAGCATTGCCGATCTTTTGATTCCCTCCGTGAACATCTCATTG GGCCATTGCCGAAACAAGAATGTAAGAACATTTTCAGCATCTGTGGCTGCAGATTCTGTCTTACGATCCTCGAAAGCCCCAACGCTCGTAGGATCCATCAAGAGAGATGCCAGTTCTCAAACGTCAATTCA GGATTAACAAGTCGTATGGCAGCTTTAGGTCTAAGAGACAACGCTATAATCGACTACACTTCTTCGAGGTCACCTCGTGTGGTCGCACTCTCATGCAAGATGGTTGGAGGAGGTAGTGACGGATCGCTTGACCTATGTGCAAGGGTTTGTATTACGGATGAGAGTGAAAACGTTGTGTTCCACACTTACGTGAAGCCAACGATGCCCGTAACGAATTATAGGTATCAGACAACAGGGATAAGACCTGAGAATCTACGGGATGCAATGCCATTGAAGCACGCACAGAGAAAGATTCAAGAGTTTCTTTGTAATGGAGAACCAATGTGGAAGATTCGTCCAAGAAATGGGAAAGCAAGGATTCTAGTCGGACATGGACTTGATAACCATCTTGACTCTCTTCAACTTGAATATTCCTCTTCCATGATAAG AGATACTGCGGAATACCCTCCATTGATGAAATCAAGCAAGCTAAGCAACTCTCTCAAGTACTTAACGCAAGCCTATCTCGG GTATGATATTCATGTGGGTATACAAGATCCTTATGAGGATTGCGTCGCGGCCATGAGGCTATACACAAGAATGCGGTATCAGAAACACAGGATCGAGGCTTATCCACTAGCCTCAGACCCGCAGAACCGCAACAATTACGGGGCGTGGAGGCAGAATGAGCTAGAGAGGATGTCTCCGGAGGAATTGCTCGATCTTTCACGTTCAGACTACTACTGCTGGTGCTTGGACTCGGTTTCTTGA
- the LOC104719657 gene encoding CASP-like protein 4A1: MEEEEKTKKKQEQHNKSSQSTKPPLQSRSPLNLLEMSSSRSSLHSLPQTTVDSPPDSPTVSSIPDSHGSSPHTIVPTPSVATKTETPFMVTNGDLVEEDQKLGESRRQLRPPSFSTPRESKWASLVRKALLGFRVTAFVSCLVSFSVMVADRDKGWASDSFYNYKEFRFCVAANVIGFVYSGFMICDLVYLLSTSIRRSRHNLRHFLEFGLDQMLAYLLASASTSASIRVDDWQSNWGADKFPDLARASVALSYVSFVAFAFCSLASGYALCALRSI, translated from the exons atggaagaagaagagaagacaaagaagaagcaagaacaacacAACAAGTCTTCTCAATCTACAAAACCTCCGCTTCAATCTCGTTCACCACTCAACCTCCTCGAGATGTCTTCTTCAAGATCATCTCTTCACTCATTACCACAAACGACGGTTGACTCACCTCCTGATTCGCCCACCGTGTCTTCAATCCCCGACAGCCATGGATCTTCGCCTCACACGATTGTTCCCACTCCTTCCGTCGCGACTAAGACAGAGACTCCTTTTATGGTTACGAACGGAGATCTCGTTGAGGAGGACCAGAAGCTTGGTGAGAGTAGGAGACAGCTGAGGCCGCCGAGCTTCTCTACTCCCCGTGAATCGAAATGGGCGAGTCTGGTTAGGAAAGCTTTGCTTGGGTTTAGGGTTACTGCGTTTGTTTCGTGTCTCGTTTCGTTTTCTGTTATGGTTGCTGATAGAGATAAAGGATGGGCGAGTGATTCTTTCTACAATTACAAAGAGTTCAG GTTCTGTGTGGCTGCGAATGTGATTGGTTTTGTCTACTCAGGTTTTATGATATGTGATCTTGTATACCTGTTATCTACTAGCATTCGGAGATCACGACATAATCTGCGGCATTTCTTGGAATTTGGTCTTGATCAA ATGCTAGCATATCTTCTTGCATCGGCTTCAACTTCAGCTTCGATCCGTGTAGACGATTGGCAATCAAACTGGGGAGCAGACAAGTTCCCAGACTTAGCTAGAGCATCTGTCGCACTGTCTTACGTCTCCTTTGTCGCATTCGCCTTCTGCTCCTTGGCCTCCGGTTATGCTCTCTGTGCACTCCGGTCCatctaa
- the LOC104720639 gene encoding agamous-like MADS-box protein AGL75: MRSLPSSSSSSYPLVALSNRLETLFRKAEQLSVLCQIEVCVIYYGPQGELKTWPHEREKVRNMAMRYSRLNESLRSKKRVNLSEFLKDKDKGLENPNKRRKTSSPKKNVDVLKYPISDHYSPDQIPQLIQSLQLNISTFQRRLRFLESQEKHKLLDHHHQSLASSSSLTTHSLNPSLHQSLASSSSLTTQSLNPSQQFSLFVYNHGDNTLSQIPVSASNLNNQDFSALLQGSQLKNEHNMY, from the coding sequence ATGAGATCTTtaccttcttcctcttcttcttcttacccaCTCGTCGCTTTGAGCAATAGACTTGAAACCCTCTTTAGGAAAGCAGAACAGCTTTCGGTTCTGTGTCAAATTGAGGTCTGCGTTATCTATTATGGACCTCAAGGAGAACTTAAAACGTGGCCtcacgagagagagaaagtgagaaacaTGGCTATGAGGTACAGTCGGCTAAACGAATCCTTGAGAAGCAAAAAACGCGTTAATCTTTCTGAGTTCCTCAAGGACAAGGACAAGGGTTTGGAGAATCCGAACAAGAGGAGGAAGACGTCGTCTCCGAAGAAGAATGTGGATGTATTGAAGTATCCAATCTCTGATCACTACTCTCCCGACCAAATCCCCCAATTGATTCAGTCCTTGCAACTCAATATCTCTACATTCCAACGAAGGCTTCGATTTCTTGAGTCGCAAGAGAAACACAAACTactcgatcatcatcatcagagttTAGCATCATCCTCCTCTCTCACGACCCATTCTTTGAACCCTAGCCTGCATCAGAGTTTAGCATCATCGTCCTCTCTCACGACCCAATCTTTGAACCCTAGCCAGCAGTTCTCGCTGTTTGTGTATAACCATGGAGACAATACTCTCTCTCAGATCCCAGTCTCTGCATCAAATCTCAACAATCAGGATTTCTCAGCGCTACTTCAAGGATCTCAGTTAAAGAATGAACACAACATGTATTAA